In the genome of Planctomycetia bacterium, the window CAACACATGGCAACTGTCCCGCACCTTCGCATTGGCACGCGCGGCAGCGCGTTGGCGCGCTGGCAAGCGGAATGGACGGCCGCGCGGCTGGCGGAGTTGGGGACCAGCGTGGAATTGGTGTTGATCCGCACTACCGGTGATCGCCAGCAAGAGGGGCCGGTGGCGGGGCTGGGAAGCGAAGGAGTGTTCACGAAGGAGCTCCAATACGCCCTGCTGGACCATCGCATCGATCTCGCCGTGCATAGCCTCAAAGACCTGCCGACGGCCGGGCCGGAAGGACTCACCTTGGGCGCCGTGCCGGAACGGGCCCCCGTGGCGGATTGTCTGATCAGTCGCGATGGCGTGACGTTTTCTGAATTGAAATCCGGCGCCCGGATCGGCACCGGCAGCACGCGGCGGCGCTCGCAACTCTGGCACGCGCGGCGCGATCTGGAAATGCTCGACCTGCGCGGCAACGTTGATACGCGGCTCCGCAAA includes:
- the hemC gene encoding hydroxymethylbilane synthase, whose protein sequence is MATVPHLRIGTRGSALARWQAEWTAARLAELGTSVELVLIRTTGDRQQEGPVAGLGSEGVFTKELQYALLDHRIDLAVHSLKDLPTAGPEGLTLGAVPERAPVADCLISRDGVTFSELKSGARIGTGSTRRRSQLWHARRDLEMLDLRGNVDTRLRKLDDGEFDAIVLAEAGLRRLGLAARITEVLPLSLMLPAVGQGALGIEIRADDPQTAELLRPLNHDATFAAVRSERAMLAALHGGCLAPVAGWGRVESGVLHLTGVVTSLDGVRRLEAVISGDAEDAEHLGEFIATELIAKGAAKLIDAARKSS